Proteins encoded in a region of the Hippopotamus amphibius kiboko isolate mHipAmp2 chromosome 11, mHipAmp2.hap2, whole genome shotgun sequence genome:
- the NRM gene encoding nurim isoform X1 gives MAPALLLVPVALASFILAFGTGVEFVRFTSLRPLFGGISESGGPDVRQGWLAALQDQSILVSLAWDLGLLLLFVGQHSLMATETVKAWMSRYFGVLQRSLYVACTALALQLVMRYWEPVPRGPVLWEARAEPWATWVPLLCFVLHVISWLLIFSILLVFDYAELMGLKQVYYHVLGLGEPLALKSPRALRLFSHLRHPVCVELLTVLWVVPTLGTDRLLLALLLTLYLGLAHGLDQQDLRYLRAQLQRKLHLLSRPQDGEAE, from the exons ATGGCCCCTGCACTGCTTCTCGTCCCTGTTGCCCTCGCCTCTTTCATCCTGGCCTTTGGCACCGGAGTGGAGTTCGTGCGTTTTACCTCCCTTCGGCCACTTTTTGGAGGAATCTCGGAGTCTGGTGGTCCGG ATGTCCGCCAGGGATGGCTGGCTGCCCTACAGGACCAAAGCATTCTTGTCTCCCTGGCTTGGGATCTGGGGCTCCTGCTACTATTTGTGGGGCAGCACAGCCTCATGGCAACTGAGACAGTGAAGGCATGGATGTCCCGGTACTTTGGGGTCCTTCAGAGGTCACTGTACGTGGCATGCACTGCCCTGGCCTTGCAG CTGGTGATGCGGTATTGGGAGCCCGTGCCCAGGGGTCCTGTGTTGTGGGAGGCTCGGGCCGAGCCATGGGCCACTTGGGTGCCCCTTCTCTGCTTTGTGCTCCACGTCATTTCCTGGCTCCTCATCTTCAGCATCCTTCTCGTCTTTGACTACGCAGAGCTCATGGGCCTCAAACAG GTATATTACCACGTGCTGGGGCTGGGCGAGCCTCTGGCCCTGAAGTCTCCCCGGGCTCTGAGACTCTTCTCCCACCTGCGCCACCCGGTGTGCGTGGAGCTGCTGACGGTGCTATGGGTGGTGCCCACCCTGGGCACTGACCGCCTCCTTCTTGCTCTCCTCCTTACCCTCTACCTGGGCCTGGCTCACGGACTTGACCAGCAAGATCTCCGATACCTCCGGGCCCAGCTGCAAAGAAAACTCCACCTGCTCTCCCGGCCCCAGGATGGGGAGGCTGAGTGA
- the NRM gene encoding nurim isoform X2, which translates to MAPALLLVPVALASFILAFGTGVEFVRFTSLRPLFGGISESGGPDVRQGWLAALQDQSILVSLAWDLGLLLLFVGQHSLMATETVKAWMSRYFGVLQRSLYVACTALALQVYYHVLGLGEPLALKSPRALRLFSHLRHPVCVELLTVLWVVPTLGTDRLLLALLLTLYLGLAHGLDQQDLRYLRAQLQRKLHLLSRPQDGEAE; encoded by the exons ATGGCCCCTGCACTGCTTCTCGTCCCTGTTGCCCTCGCCTCTTTCATCCTGGCCTTTGGCACCGGAGTGGAGTTCGTGCGTTTTACCTCCCTTCGGCCACTTTTTGGAGGAATCTCGGAGTCTGGTGGTCCGG ATGTCCGCCAGGGATGGCTGGCTGCCCTACAGGACCAAAGCATTCTTGTCTCCCTGGCTTGGGATCTGGGGCTCCTGCTACTATTTGTGGGGCAGCACAGCCTCATGGCAACTGAGACAGTGAAGGCATGGATGTCCCGGTACTTTGGGGTCCTTCAGAGGTCACTGTACGTGGCATGCACTGCCCTGGCCTTGCAG GTATATTACCACGTGCTGGGGCTGGGCGAGCCTCTGGCCCTGAAGTCTCCCCGGGCTCTGAGACTCTTCTCCCACCTGCGCCACCCGGTGTGCGTGGAGCTGCTGACGGTGCTATGGGTGGTGCCCACCCTGGGCACTGACCGCCTCCTTCTTGCTCTCCTCCTTACCCTCTACCTGGGCCTGGCTCACGGACTTGACCAGCAAGATCTCCGATACCTCCGGGCCCAGCTGCAAAGAAAACTCCACCTGCTCTCCCGGCCCCAGGATGGGGAGGCTGAGTGA